The Corylus avellana chromosome ca11, CavTom2PMs-1.0 genome contains the following window.
ATAATCAAGCTGTCAAGTTTGAGGAATGGCGTGAGGCTATGGATAATGAGATCAAGGCTCTTGAACTCAATAATACTTGGACAGTGGTTGATCTCCCTGCTTCAAAGCAATCTATTGGATGCAAGTGGGTTTACAAGGTGAAATTAAAGTCTGATGGGACTTTGGAGAGGTGTAAAGCAAGATTCGTGGCAAAGGGTTACAACCAATGTGAGGGATTAGATTATTATGAAACCTTTTCTCCTGTGGCTAAACTCACAACAGTGAGAACTCTTTTGGCAGTTGCAGCTGTAAAGAAATGGCATTTTCACCAATTGGATGTGAATAATGCCTTCGTGGGAACCTTGATGAAGAGATTTACATGTCATTACCTCTTGGTTTTTCTAAAAAGGGAGAGTCCAGTAAGCGCAACAAATCACTTTATGGTCTAAAGCAAGCTTCCCGGCAGTGGTTTGCAAAGTTTTCTTCTGCTTTGattgaatttggatttgttCAATCTAAAGCTGATTATACCTTGTTCACTACAAATTTGAAGGGTTCATTTATTGCATTActggtatatgtagatgatatagTAATTGCAAGTGATAATCCAGTTGAGGTTTCAAAGTTTATTAAAATGCTTAATGATAGGTTTAAGCTCAAAGATCTTGGAcagttgaaatattttcttggtTTGGAAATAGCTCGAAGTGAGCTTGGTATCTCTGTTTGTCAGACAAAGTATGCTTTGGAGATTCTTGAAGATACTAGTATGCTGGCCTTAAAACCTGCAAAATTCCCAATGGAACCTAATGTGAAGTTCTCTAAGGATTCTGGTCCTATCTTAGATGATCCTACTTCCTACAGACGGCTTGCTGGTAGATTACTCTATCTCACCATCACAAGACTTGATATTTCATTTGTTGTTCACGTTCTTCGTTAGTTTATGGACAAGCCTAGAGTTCCTCATTTCGAAGCAGCTAATAAAGTACTAAGATACATCAAAGCATCTCCAACTCAAGGGTTGTTCTTTCCAGTTAATTCTAGTTTACAAATGAAGGCATTTTGTGACTCGGACTGGGTTAGTTGCTCCAATACAAGAAGGTCTATGACAGGGTATCGTATTTTTCTTGATAATTCCTTAATTTATTGGAAATCAAAGAAACAGATGATAGTTTCCAAGTCATCTGCAGAGGCTGAGTACAAGGTCATGGCATCTACTTGTTGTGAGGTTGTGCGGCTTAGAACTCTTCTCCAAGACTTACAAGTTTCTCCTCAAACTGCCCTGCTCTACTTTGATAGTAAAGCTGCTCTCCATATAGCAGCTAACCCTGCCTTTCATGAGCGTACAAAACATATTGACATTGATTGTCATGTTGTATGAGAAAAGCTTcgccgaagccaccccagccCCATAGCCAAACGGTGGCcctttggggtggttcggccacccccaagggccaaataataataataaaaaaaattatatatttttttattattttgttttttatttttttaaaagctaaataatattttattattatttatttagtgggacacgtggcatcaCGGTAGGCGTTGGATCTCTTTCAAAAGATCCTGACCGTGAATTCCAGAATCTCGAATTCCCCTCTAATTCTAGTGGATCCTAGTCCGATAAAAGGAACTTCATGTTTGATGGGCTTTGAGATTCGTGCCTAcccttgggttttttttggCTGTTACCACTCTTAAATGCAAGTATTCGTTGGCAGCCTTGAAATTTCGAAGTGACGATTGCGCATCCCCTCAAAGACCCTTTTCAAAAGTGTATTGCCTTTgtccatcttttctttttgcctcTGAATCTCTGTCTTCTACTCAGAACTAGATTctctctaattcatttgaactagaaATTAAAACATCGAGTTAATTAtataagatatttttgtctttttactttttaaggaGACAACATACtcatcaaatataattaactagatattctctaaTTCAAATGAACGGGAAATGATCTTAACTCCTTCCACCCATATCTTTAGGCGTTAGCTCGCTTAGGCTATCACCTTCATGACTCTTTCCAGTTTTTACTTTGTTCAAGTCGTGACCGTTATTTTAGAAATTAGGCACCCTAGGAATTGAAGGAGCGTAGTTTCTCCGGCTGAGATATATCAACATATGAATTTGGATACTCTAAAGCCTTGAATGGACTTTAGAAATATGTTCTTTggctaattaatttttaaatgtctcctacatccgattagttatatttttatctgtatcatttaaatatttttattttttattttttattttttggacttataaggattgtatttttcctaaatatcatatttttcaatttttcggaaaaaagagatgtggagagagaaatagtaggagaaaattttggaaaaagagagatgttgAAGAGAAATagcaggagaaaattttgggaaaagagaaaacatgtgagagaaacaataa
Protein-coding sequences here:
- the LOC132165961 gene encoding uncharacterized mitochondrial protein AtMg00810-like, with product MDKPRVPHFEAANKVLRYIKASPTQGLFFPVNSSLQMKAFCDSDWVSCSNTRRSMTGYRIFLDNSLIYWKSKKQMIVSKSSAEAEYKVMASTCCEVVRLRTLLQDLQVSPQTALLYFDSKAALHIAANPAFHERTKHIDIDCHVV